The genomic interval GAGGAACTTTACTCAGTGGCTTGGCGGCATGGGAATAATAGTTCTGGGAATCGCGATTTTCCCCAGACTTTTTGTCGGCGGGGCGCAGCTAATGGGGCTTGAGACCACGGGACCGACGACTGAGAAGTTCGCTCCCAAAATAGCCGAGACGGCCAAGAAGCTCTGGATTGTATACATTGCCCTTACTGCCGTGTTGACGGTGCTTCTCATTTTCGGCGGAATGAGTTTTTTCGAAGCTCTGACGCATTCTTTCAGCACCCTCTCAACCGGGGGTTTTTCCTGCAGGGATGCAAGCATAGGGGCTTATGACAGCGGCTACATACAGGGGCTGATTACGCTTTTCATGTTCTTGGGAGGGACGAGTTTCGTACTTCATTTCTACTTTTTTACCGGGAGGCCCGGGAAGCTTCTGAGGAACTCCGAGTTTCGGTTCTATCTCTTCTTTGTCATTGCCGCGACGATGTTCATTGCCCTAGAGCTCATCCAGACCGGTGTTTACGGAACCTTCTCCGAGTCCCTGCGCTACGCTTCTTTTCAGGTGGTTTCAATTATCACCACAACCGGATTTACCACCACGGATTTTGACGCATGGCCGGCTTTCGTGAAATGGGTGATTTTCATGCTGATGTTCTTCGGCGCGTGCGCGGGGTCGACTTCCGGGTCGGTAAAGGGGCTGAGAATCATGGTGCTTTTCAAAAAAGCACATAGAGAGATACGAAGACTCGTTTATCCGAACGTGGTTTCTCCAATAACCATAGAGGGAAAGACAATAAACGAGAAGGCGGTCGCAAGCATAACAAGCTTCTTTATCCTTTACATTCTTCTCTGCGGCTTCATTGCTTTTGTGATTCTTATGCTTGAGGATATATCTTTGGAATCTGCCGTTTCGGCTGCGGCTGCTTCCATAACCAATGTCGGACCTGCTTTTGACGAGGTCGGTCCGGCAAATCATTATGCCCACCTTGGGTCGCCTACGAAAATCATTCTATCGCTGGCAATGATCATAGGAAGGCTTGAGCTCTACACGGTTCTGGTACTTCTTATGCCGTCTTTCTGGAAGAGGTAGAGAAAGTTGCATCCAGCTTAACGGAATAGTTTCTCGGCTAGTAACCATACAAAGACA from Candidatus Dadabacteria bacterium carries:
- a CDS encoding TrkH family potassium uptake protein yields the protein MNVRFCFQITGKFVMYLGLLMLVPAVCTLFYPEDDLSAFLISALITSLAGLALMAICRIPETPTEIRRREGFLIAALCWVFASIFGAIPYYVYGVFSSPVDALFESTAGFTTTGATALASIEWLPKGILFWRNFTQWLGGMGIIVLGIAIFPRLFVGGAQLMGLETTGPTTEKFAPKIAETAKKLWIVYIALTAVLTVLLIFGGMSFFEALTHSFSTLSTGGFSCRDASIGAYDSGYIQGLITLFMFLGGTSFVLHFYFFTGRPGKLLRNSEFRFYLFFVIAATMFIALELIQTGVYGTFSESLRYASFQVVSIITTTGFTTTDFDAWPAFVKWVIFMLMFFGACAGSTSGSVKGLRIMVLFKKAHREIRRLVYPNVVSPITIEGKTINEKAVASITSFFILYILLCGFIAFVILMLEDISLESAVSAAAASITNVGPAFDEVGPANHYAHLGSPTKIILSLAMIIGRLELYTVLVLLMPSFWKR